A region from the Manihot esculenta cultivar AM560-2 chromosome 13, M.esculenta_v8, whole genome shotgun sequence genome encodes:
- the LOC122721499 gene encoding uncharacterized protein LOC122721499: MNSIISISGCGTCCKRFHMVCLFRKQLEGILENLKEKPDVGTLLLALQRTLEFEDELAEKFGGRCTSREIGNEIEEIGRDSNSQTVSDIRKKYEKKLAANQGEPEVHISSKYAGAHFKCTSRCTSAPAGALQSARANAQPNEPGFTAPPPSPPVEDTAIDISILIVVNMTAERSWMYARLIDGLLNPRYLEGINEFLEKAKTCTEYLNGDQIRCPCNRFKCQNRSFQDENTVKYHLMKHGFVQNYLVWYLHGETEVHDGYGDTDLDMSYGSDSVNHPNFNRFEDMVMDATSCHVMHNDTYEMPNSAAQKLYDMLNASKQQLWPGCETHSQLSAVSRLLNLKAEHHFSEQCFDQICELMKEMLPSDNVMTDSFYSTKRLVRGLGLPVQKIHCCANGCMIFWENDKELTRCKFCDHGRFKRLKHNLGKGKSQIPYKKMYYFPITPRLQRLYASCVTAKYMTWHNDHATENGVMRHCSDAPAWKHFNQTHPTFALEARNVRLGLCTDGFQPFGQSGQQYSSWPVILTPYNLPPGMCMKDEYMFLTIIIPGPKNPKEKLDVYMQPLVQELKELWATGVNTYDAFQQNNFTMRAALIWTISDFPAYSMLSGWSTAGRTACPYCMENTDAFTLRKGGKQTWFDSHRKFLPDDHPFRRNKTSFIKNKCVSKSPPPIRTGEYLLKEIEQIGLRRVIDIDSHEINCRLSKITGWRKRSILWDLPYWSSNLIRHNLDVMHIEKNVFENIFNTVMNVEGKTKDNIKSREDLNEICRSPELKKDPISGKYPKACYCLDNQSKVILCDWLKTLKFPDGFVSNLGRCVDSRKLRLFGMKSHDCHVFMQRILPIALREFLPNNVWQPITELSNFFRELTSTTLTN, from the exons ATGAATAGCATTATTTCTATAAGTGGTTGTGGTACCTGCTGTAAAAGGTTTCACATGGTCTGTCTTTTCAGGAAACAACTAGAGGGAATACTCGAAAATCTCAAAGAGAAGCCAGATGTTGGAACTTTGTTGCTG GCACTACAACGAACTTTAGAATTTGAGGACGAATTAGCAGAAAAATTTGGAGGCCGCTGTACTAGTAGAGAGATTGGGAATGAGATAGAAGAAATTGGCAGGGACAGTAATAGTCAAACTGTATCAGATATTCGAAAAAAGTACGAAAAAAAGCTTGCAGCTAATCAAGGAGAGCCTGAA gtgcacatttCAAGTAAATATGCTGGTGCACAtttcaagtgcaccagcaggtgcacaagtgcaccagcaggtgcacttcaAAGTGCCAGAGCAAATGCACAA CCTAACGAACCTGGTTTTACTGCCCCGCCACCTTCCCCTCCAGTAGAAGATACTGCCATTGATATCAG CATATTAATTGTAGTTAATATGACTGCTGAACGAAGTTGGATGTATGCTCGTCTCATAGACGGTTTACTAAATCCCAGATATTTAGAGGGTATCAATGAATTTCTAGAGAAAGCTAAGACCTGCACAGAATATTTAAATGGCGATCAGATCCGCTGTCCTTGTAATCGATTTAAGTGCCAGAACCGTAGCTTTCAAGATGAAAATACAGTTAAATATCATTTAATGAAGCATGGTTTTGTTCAAAATTACCTTGTTTGGTATTTGCACGGTGAAACTGAAGTGCATGACGGATATGGTGATACAGATTTAGACATGTCTTATGGTTCTGACAGTGTTAATCACCCAAATTTCAATCGTTTTGAGGACATGGTCATGGATGCAACAAGCTGTCATGTAATGCATAATGATACATATGAGATGCCAAACTCGGCTGCACAgaaactgtatgatatgttaaatGCATCTAAGCAACAACTATGGCCTGGCTGTGAAACTCACTCCCAGTTATCAGCTGTTTCACGTTTATTAAATCTGAAGGCGGAACATCATTTCTCAGAACAGTGTTTTGATCAGATTTGTGAACTCATGAAGGAGATGTTACCGAGTGACAATGTCATGACGGACAGCTTTTACTCAACAAAGAGACTAGTCCGAGGATTGGGGCTTCCTGTACAAAAGATACACTGTTGTGCAAATGGTTGTATGATTTTTTGGGAAAATGATAAAGAACTTACACGATGCAAATTTTGTGACCATGGAAGGTTCAAACGCCTGAAGCACAACTTGGGGAAAGGGAAGAGTCAAATACCATACAAAAAGATGTATTACTTCCCCATTACACCACGTTTGCAAAGACTTTATGCGTCATGTGTTACAGCTAAGTATATGACTTGGCACAATGACCATGCAACTGAGAATGGGGTGATGCGCCACTGTTCAGATGCTCCTGCTTGGAAGCATTTCAACCAAACTCATCCAACCTTCGCACTGGAGGCCCGAAATGTCAGACTTGGCCTTTGCACTGATGGATTTCAACCATTCGGTCAATCTGGGCAACAGTATTCTTCATGGCCAGTAATACTAACTCCATACAATTTGCCACCAGGTATGTGTATGAAAGATGAGTACATGTTCCTGACAATTATAATACCTGGTCCCAAGAATCCGAAAGAGAAGCTTGATGTGTACATGCAGCCATTAGtgcaagaattgaaagaactttgGGCAACTGGTGTTAATACTTACGATGCTTTCCAACAGAACAATTTTACTATGCGTGCTGCATTAATTTGGACTATAAGTGACTTCCCTGCTTATTCAATGCTCTCAGGGTGGAGCACTGCAGGACGCACTGCATGTCCCTACTGTATGGAAAACACAGATGCATTTACATTACGAAAGGGGGGTAAACAAACATGGTTTGACAGTCATCGGAAGTTCTTGCCTGACGACCACCCTTTCCGTCGAAACAAGAcatcttttattaaaaacaaatgTGTATCGAAGTCACCACCGCCAATTAGAACTGGGGAATACTTGCTAAAAGAAATTGAGCAAATTGGGTTGAGGCGGGTTATAGACATTGACAGTCATGAAATAAATTGTCGGCTTTCAAAGATAACTGGTTGGCGTAAGCGGAGCATATTATGGGATTTGCCATATTGGTCTTCAAATTTGATTCGCCACAATCTTGATGTCATGCACATTGAAAAGAatgtatttgaaaatatttttaatacagtTATGAATGTGGAGGGGAAGACAAAAGACAATATCAAATCAAGGGAagatttaaatgaaatatgCAGGAGTCCAGAATTGAAGAAAGATCCAATTAGCGGGAAATATCCAAAAGCATGTTATTGTTTGGATAACCAATCGAAGGTGATACTGTGTGATTGGCTTAAAACACTCAAATTCCCTGACGGATTTGTTTCCAATCTAGGGAGATGTGTTGATAGTCGGAAGCTTAGACTTTTTGGTATGAAAAGCCACGACTGTCATGTTTTCATGCAACGAATTCTTCCTATAGCTCTCAGAGAGTTCTTACCAAATAATGTTTGGCAACCAATAACAGAGCTTAGCAATTTCTTTAGAGAACTCACCTCAACTACACTTACTAATTAG
- the LOC122721500 gene encoding uncharacterized protein LOC122721500 encodes MTFFVYSQMRGRGRVSKARGRVQLPASASQEDANTDDGHEHEAHIPRAPTGLGDTELQIWVPLASSVQPSHIDRSYTPVAPSADAQLPRPLPPPHRHSLHPHHPPAAPRPPVSHTHSPHSASPSGTASARGTGSASASTPSSAPASAASTTAVGGTQSFRQTISLINNNLHPSEMCSRRITLIVKERLVEEGHCWKTVPNETKEFYWQEFKKYFLWDQAIESLVKIAWQKKAAERYRGLMWEIRKGKAKNLATPDYVLRKWQETWNTSEYKEKCEKFSANRRSEAGGSGSGISRHACGSVSQYTHQRRMRERLGREPHPHELFEATHKRKGTEEFVDARSKAIYDKYVELKEAATHQQEGSNEPTPINEAQLYYEAVGGQKKSRVYGLGSQASAYFHEPAHCSASYTSAPPVDPPTIETMNRMQNKIDRLETENSRITTRLDELQTFMHRMMAQQSIGTSTQTSGPTPPPAPSPQQRRDDAPVIGDHHTDSDDDTDDELASLV; translated from the exons ATGACATTTTTTGTTTATTCACAGATGAGGGGACGTGGAAGGGTTAGCAAGGCCAGAGGACGGGTTCAACTTCCTGCAAGTGCAAGTCAAGAGGATGCAAATACAGATGACGGACATGAGCATGAGGCGCATATACCACGGGCACCGACGGGACTTGGGGATACGGAACTTCAGATATGGGTTCCACTTGCATCCAGTGTACAGCCATCTCATATAGATCGATCATATACACCAGTTGCACCATCTGCCGATGCACAGCTTCCCCGTCCCCTTCCACCACCTCACCGTCACAGTTTACATCCTCACCACCCTCCTGCAGCTCCACGACCACCGGTATCACATACACATTCACCTCATTCTGCATCCCCTTCTGGTACTGCATCCGCTAGAGGGACAGGATCTGCATCAGCATCTACTCCATCATCTGCTCCTGCATCAGCTGCATCGACCACTGCTGTAGGCGGAACACAGTCATTCAGACAGACTATTTCACTCATTAACAACAA TTTGCATCCGTCGGAGATGTGCAGCCGCAGGATAACTCTGATAGTGAAAGAAAGATTGGTCGAGGAAGGCCACTGTTGGAAGACTGTGCCCAATGAAACCAAGGAGTTTTATTGGCAGGAATTCAAG AAATACTTTCTATGGGACCAAGCAATTGAGAGCTTGGTAAAAATTGCCTGGCAGAAAAAAGCCGCTGAGCGATACAGGGGCTTAATGTGGGAAATCCGGAAAGGAAAGGCGAAGAATCTTGCAACCCCTGATTATGTTTTGAGGAAGTGGCAGGAAACTTGGAACACTTCTGAATACAAAGAGAAGTGTGAGAAGTTTTCTGCCAATAGGCGCAGTGAGGCTGGAGGTTCAGGATCTGGCATTTCCAGGCACGCATGCGGTTCTGTTTCACAGTACACCCACCAGCGGAGGATG AGGGAAAGACTAGGCAGAGAACCACATCCGCATGAGCTTTTTGAGGCCACACATAAGAGAAAGGGGACGGAGGAGTTTGTTGATGCCAGATCAAaagctatttat GATAAATACGTAGAGCTGAAGGAGGCTGCTACACATCAACAGGAGGGAAGCAATGAACCAACGCCCATAAATGAGGCCCAACTGTACTACGAAGCGGTTGGTGGACAGAAAAAGAGTCGAGTTTATGGGTTAGGGTCCCAGGCCTCAGCATATTTTCATGAGCCAGCTCATTGTTCTGCATCATACACGTCTGCACCCCCAGTGGATCCTCCTACAATTGAAACAATGAACAGGATGCAGAATAAAATTGATCGGCTAGAGACAGAGAATAGTCGAATCACCACAAGACTGGACGAGTTGCAGACGTTTATGCATAGGATGATGGCACAACAGAGTATTGGGACATCCACTCAGACATCTGGTCCTACGCCACCTCCAGCTCCGTCTCCACAGCAGCGGCGTGATGATGCTCCTGTCATTGGTGATCATCATACAGATAgtgatgatgatacagatgatgagctagctagtttagtttag